The Marinomonas sp. CT5 genome contains the following window.
CGTGTTAAAAATGTCTTGAGCATAAGCCAGTACGCGGCGACCAATGTCCGTTAATACTAACTTACGTCCTTGTCGGATAAACAACACCAGATCCAAACTTTGTTCCAACTGTTTGATCTGTGCGGAAAGCGCAGATTGAGAAATATGCAGAGTTTCTGCGGCTTCCGTCAAACTCGGGCTCTTGGCCACTCGCCAAAAATAATACAAATGATGGTAATTCAATCGCGCCATGGATAGTCACTCTAACATTCACTGTGGTCGTTTAACGAAATGACAAGCAGTGTCACATCGAAATCGTAACACATACATAAAACAGAACGTTTGCAGTTAATATATGTATTTTTATTAACTTAATAAAGCCTTCATAATCTCCGAAAATCATTTAGCCCGTAAACATAGGTTATGTATGTCCTTAGTCGCATTAAGTTTCTTACCCATTTTTATTCCCTTTACCTTGTTTCTGGGTGGCTGTTTTGTAGGCCGAGAAAAGACCACTTATGTGGCACAAAAAACCTCTCGATTAAGTCTTTTCTTGGTGGTCGTGTTTTTTTCCACCTTTCCTATCAGTTATTTTTTTACTGATGCTTGGCAATCGTCTGCTTTGATTCGCCATTCAGCACTGAATCAGATCATGCTGGGGCTAGTAACTATCATGGGCTGGGTGCTGATCAGCTTTTCACGCAATTACATGGCAGGGCAAGCCAATCTAAACCGCTACTATCGTTGGTTAATGTTTACCTTGGCATCGGTTGCTATTACGGTCACCACCAATCATTTGGTGATTTTTTGGTTTGGTTGGTTGGGTATTAGCTTGTCCCTCAACAACTTATTAACCTTCTATGGTGATCGCCCTCGCGCCATTCTTGCCGCTCATAAAAAGTTTATGCTGGCACGAGTGGCCGAACTGTCTTTGTTTGCCGCTTTTGCCCTGCTCTACCAACAATACGACAGCGTATACATCAACACGATTATCAATACCGCTGTCGCTCAATATGACGCTGGACTCCCCCTACATTGGCAAGAGCACCTTGCCGCTTGCTTGATCGCCTTTGCGGCGCTGATCAAATGTGCTCAACTGCCTTTCCATGGCTGGTTAATTCAGGTGGTGGAATCGCCGACACCTGTCAGCGCCTTGTTACATGCGGGTGTGATTAATTTAGGTGGATATCTACTGCTTTTATTCACACCTGTGGTGGCTCAAAGCCATTATGCCATCTGGTTATTATTACTCGTCGCTGGATTATCCACACTTTCTAGTGCCTTGATTATGACCACTCGTATCAGTATCAAGGTGCGTTTGGCTTGGTCTACCTGTGCGCAAATGGGCTTGATGTTGCTGGAGTTTGCCTTAGGTTTGTATGAATTAGTGCTGCTGCATTTGCTCGCTCATTCCTTTTACAAAGCCTACTCTTTTCTCAACTCAGGTAACGCGGTGAATGACGCCATTCGCTTACGCCTTTCTAGTGCAGCAAAAGCAGACCCTCAAACCAACAAAGTGGCGATACCCAATGTACAAACTTGGCTAATGGCCATTGGGCTTAGCACTGTCAGCGTCGTCGTCATCCGAACCGTATTTGGCTTCGACAGCGCATTTAGCACTTGGTGGCTCTTCGCACTTGCCCTGACCGTGCTTATTATCCAGTGGCGTACCTGTGAGCATCCGCCTTCTATTATTTATACCTTCGTGATGGGATTGGTTCTGTGTGTGATTTATGCGGCCTTAAAATTCGTGACACACTATGCGCTGCCAAGTTATCCGACTCATACAGTACAGGCCTTCTCCCTAGCGGATATCTGGGCCATGGTGTTGTTTAGCCTACTCTTTGGGTTAAGTGCCTTGCTGCACTATCAAGTTCGCTGGCGCGCCATTCGTCGTTTATCCATTGCGCTGTTTGCCGGACTTTACCTTGATGAATGGTTAACACGTCTTGTTCTTAAATTCTGGCCTGTCACTCTGCCAGCCAGAGCCAAAGAGCAGCACTACACATCCAATACTCACCAAACGTCGCCAAAACCTTAGGAGAATCGCATGACTACCAAGACGCTACCTACTTTAAGCATGCAGCAAAAAAACCTATTGCTTGAAGCGACTCGCACTATTGCTCCCCATTGGCCATTGGATAAACTGATCGCCGTCAATCCACTTTGGTCCTTGGTTGATAAACCTTTTGATGAGATTTCTGATGAATTATCGGCCTTGGCTGGCATCAAAACCTATATGTCTAATGAGACGTATCGCGCTTGGTTTGATGAAGGGAAAATTTCACGCCATTGCCTAACCAAAGCTGCAGCACACTATGGCCTCACTGAGCAAAACGCCTTACTTGAGCCTTTGTCTCAAGCCAATAATTTGCCCGATTCTTGGCGCAATATTGCAGACCTTGCCGATCAACAAAGACCGGCTAACAAAATGTCTTGGCATGATGAAATTACCCATCAAGTGAGCCAATTTTGCGCTGCTCACTATCAACAACAAAGCCCGACCCTAAGACAGCAGAACATTGATAACGAGCTGGACTTGTACAGCCATTGGTTAGAAGTCACCAACGAAGACAAAGGCTTAAGCATTGTTATGGGCGAAGCCAAGCTAACCGACTTTTTCCACAACCTTCCAACCGACAAAGACGCCTTGTTCGCTCTAGTGATTGAAGAGCTGGCCTTAGATGATCAAGCATTGTCTTTCTTTGCCAAAGCCTTGCTGCTGGATATCAATGGCTGGAGCAGCTATCTGGCGTATTTGAATTGGTCGAAAGGCGAAAACAACGACAACCTTGCAAAAGATGATCATGTGGAATCCTTGCTGGCCATCAAAATGGCGTGGGAGTTGGTGGTATGGCGTTACCTGAAGCACACTGCCCCAGCGTTACTTTCAGCCATCAATACCAAATGGACGGCACAAAAACAGGCTATTCCAAACCTGATCCAAGCCCATAAAGACGCCCTAATCACATCGAAAGTGTGGGCCTTGGCCTTGGAATACAGCGAACAAAAAAGCTTAAACCAAACACTCACTACTGAGCAGGCCAATAACACAACGCAGACAAGACCAGAGCTACAGGCCATTTTTTGTATCGACGTACGCTCCGAAGTGTTTCGCCGCGCCTTAGAAAAACAATCTACCACCATTCAAACACTGGGCTTTGCCGGCTTTTTTGGACTGCCCATCGAATACAAAGCCAAAGACAGCCATTATGTGCGCCCACAGCTACCAGGGCTACTGCAAGCAGGCATCACAGTAACTGAAAGTGATAGTGACAAAGGCCACGTTCACCACCAACAAAAAGAAGCTCGTTGGTATCGTTGGGGACACGCGGCTCCTGCGGCTTTTTCCATGGTGGAATCAATGGGGTGGTGGTATGCCTTTAAAATGTTCAAACAAACACTCTTTTCCAAAAGACAAGAACACCCTGCGAATCGCCTAGCCCCTAATACTCATTGGCAATTAACACAACAAGGTGTCCTACTAACGGATCAAGACAAAGCCCAGTTGGCAAAAGGAATTTTAGACACCATCAAGCTATCTGCTTATGCGCCTATCGTCATGTTAGTGGGTCACGGTAGTCATACCAGTAACAACCTGCATGCTGCCGGTTTAGAATGTGGAGCCTGTGGCGGACAAAGTGGCGAGGTAAACGTAAGAGTATTGGCTTCTTTGCTGAATGACCAGAAAGTGCGCGCCTTACTCAACGACATGGGGATGGAAATTCCTAGCGACACACAATTTGTCCCGGCGTTGCATAACACCACCACAGATCAATTAACTTGCTTTGATCAAACGAAAGACGCCAAACCCATCGATCGCAACATAATGGATTGGTTTGAAAAAGCCCAATCTCTTGCTCAACAAGAGCGCGCAGCAAAGTTAGATACCGCCTTGCTGGACGCTTCAGACAAACAACGCTCGAAAGCTTTTAGCAAGCGCGCCAACGACTGGTCACAAGTTAACCCAGAATGGGGACTTGCTAACAATAATTCTTTTATCATCGCTCCACGTCAGAAGACCCGTCACCTTGATCTTAAAGGACGCAGTTTTTTGCATGACTATGATCCACAGAATGACCCAGACTTTGCCATTCTAGAGCGTATTTTGACGGCCCCTATGTTGGTCACTCACTGGATCAACATGCAATACAATTTATCCGTCACCGATAACTTCAAATTCGGCTGTGGTAATAAAGTGCTGCACAATGCCGTAGGCGGAAACATTGGTGTATTTGAAGGTAATGGAGGAGACTTACGAATTGGTCTTTCTTTGCAGTCTTTAAACGATGGTCAGAAGTGGATGCACACACCCGTTAAACTTGCTGTGTATGTGGCTGCGCCCAAATCCGCCATCGAACAAATCGCCGCAAAACACGATATTGTTAAGCATTTGATCGACAATGGTTGGTTGTATTTATTCCAGTGGGAAGACGACAAAATTGCGCGTTTTTACCAGCAAGCATGGCAAGCAGAAAAATAGAAAGAAAACCAATAGAAGCCAAATTGCGTGGCTTCTATTCCATTTATAACTTAAGCCTCAATAGCGCGCAGACGAGCTACTGGACGCTCGTCAATTAAGATATGAATGAAAGCCGTGATCAATGCAATGATGGATGCGGACCACCAAACAACATCATAAGATCCCGTTGTGTCATACAAATAACCACCCAACCATACACCGCTGAACGAGCCAAGTTGATGGCCTAAAAAGACGATGCCATACAGCAAGCCCATATAGCGTAAGCCAAACATTTGCGCTACCAGACCTGAGGTTGGCGGTACCGTTGCTAACCACAGCAGTCCTGTGACAATAGAAAACGCATACACAGAAACATCCGTCATTGGCAAAGTCATAAACAAAGCAATCGCCAAAGCTCTTAGGGCGTAAATAATCGCCAATAATTTCTTCTTAGAATATTTACCCGCCCAGCTACCAGACAGCAAACAACCAAAAATATTAAACAAGCCAATCAAAGCCAAACTGGCTACCGCCACTTCTGAAGAAAATCCTTTGTCTGATAAAAATGGAGGCATGTGAACTGTAATAAAAGCCAACTGGAAGCCACACACGAAAAAGCCTACCACTAAAAGCCAATAATGAGAGTAAGCACTCGCTTCACGCAATGCCTCTTTCATCGTTTGCGCCACTTCTATCGAGCCAGAATTCCCACTCGACGGATTCTTTTCATGGCGAAATGGGCTCGACAATAACACCATCATCAAGGCACATAAGGACAACAGCACGAGAGCATTACTCCAACCATAAGCAGCAATGAACTCTTGAGCCACTGGAATGACCAATAACTGACCCGCTGAGCCCGCCGCACTGCCCAACCCCAAAGCGAACGAACGTTTTTCTGGTGACACCATACGCGCCATGGCTGGCAGCACCACACCAAACCCTGTTGCCGCGATGCCCATACCCATTAACAAGCCAGCGCCCATATTCAGACCGAGCACGCCATCAGCACCAGCAGTCACATACAACCCCAGTGCATATAAGGCCGCGCCAATGAATAAGGTTTTTAAGGTGCCAAAGCGATCAGCAAAAGCACCTGCTACTGGTTGGAACAACCCCCAACATAAGTTTTGCAATGCCAGAGCAAAGGCAAACACCTCACGCCCATAACCAAACTCTTGGGTTATTGGCGACATAAAAAAGCCCATTGAAGAGCGCAAACCAAAGTTCAACGCCAACAACAGGCAGATAAGAGCAATAGACACACTGAATAACTTCACTGGACGCGACATGAATGCTTACCTTACTAAGACAGCTAACTAAGACAAATCACAAAAATGACCTTCATAGTATGCATCGCGTTTAAATAAGTCGAGCAGCAAATCGGTTTCGCACGGCTTTAAAACAAGCCCTATTTATAACAACCTTATGGTGAATTTGTAGATTATGAATGCCATAAGACTTTTAAACAGACGCTACAAAGTAGTAAAAGCACCACCTTTCGCTAACGCTTGCTGATAAGCGGGCACGGCTTCTACTTGCTTGATAAAACGAGCAATATTGGGGTAATCAGACAAATCCATACGGGTGCTAGACGCTTGCAGTGGAAAGCTCATCTGAATGTCAGCGGCCGTTAATTTCTCTCCAGCAAACCAAGTATGTTCACCCAAAGTCTTTTCAATAAACTGCATCTGGGGCGTAATACGTGGCGTGATAAACTTTTCTTGGATTTTATTGGTGATCGCTTTCGCAATGGGCTTGATAAAGAAAGGCATCGGGCTTTCAGGCACCTTCATCATAACCAACTTCATCACCAACAAAGGCATTAAAGAGCCTTCCGCAAAATGCAGCCAATAGCGATAATCCAATAACGCTTTGCCCTCCGTTGGTCGCAAATGTTTTTCCGTATCATACTGATCCAACAAAT
Protein-coding sequences here:
- a CDS encoding NADH-quinone oxidoreductase subunit L, translating into MSLVALSFLPIFIPFTLFLGGCFVGREKTTYVAQKTSRLSLFLVVVFFSTFPISYFFTDAWQSSALIRHSALNQIMLGLVTIMGWVLISFSRNYMAGQANLNRYYRWLMFTLASVAITVTTNHLVIFWFGWLGISLSLNNLLTFYGDRPRAILAAHKKFMLARVAELSLFAAFALLYQQYDSVYINTIINTAVAQYDAGLPLHWQEHLAACLIAFAALIKCAQLPFHGWLIQVVESPTPVSALLHAGVINLGGYLLLLFTPVVAQSHYAIWLLLLVAGLSTLSSALIMTTRISIKVRLAWSTCAQMGLMLLEFALGLYELVLLHLLAHSFYKAYSFLNSGNAVNDAIRLRLSSAAKADPQTNKVAIPNVQTWLMAIGLSTVSVVVIRTVFGFDSAFSTWWLFALALTVLIIQWRTCEHPPSIIYTFVMGLVLCVIYAALKFVTHYALPSYPTHTVQAFSLADIWAMVLFSLLFGLSALLHYQVRWRAIRRLSIALFAGLYLDEWLTRLVLKFWPVTLPARAKEQHYTSNTHQTSPKP
- a CDS encoding glutathione S-transferase, which codes for MIKVHHLENSRSQRILWLLEELGLDYEIVEYKRDPDTAAAPESLKKIHPLGKSPVITDGDLTIAESGAIIEYLLDQYDTEKHLRPTEGKALLDYRYWLHFAEGSLMPLLVMKLVMMKVPESPMPFFIKPIAKAITNKIQEKFITPRITPQMQFIEKTLGEHTWFAGEKLTAADIQMSFPLQASSTRMDLSDYPNIARFIKQVEAVPAYQQALAKGGAFTTL
- a CDS encoding MFS transporter gives rise to the protein MSRPVKLFSVSIALICLLLALNFGLRSSMGFFMSPITQEFGYGREVFAFALALQNLCWGLFQPVAGAFADRFGTLKTLFIGAALYALGLYVTAGADGVLGLNMGAGLLMGMGIAATGFGVVLPAMARMVSPEKRSFALGLGSAAGSAGQLLVIPVAQEFIAAYGWSNALVLLSLCALMMVLLSSPFRHEKNPSSGNSGSIEVAQTMKEALREASAYSHYWLLVVGFFVCGFQLAFITVHMPPFLSDKGFSSEVAVASLALIGLFNIFGCLLSGSWAGKYSKKKLLAIIYALRALAIALFMTLPMTDVSVYAFSIVTGLLWLATVPPTSGLVAQMFGLRYMGLLYGIVFLGHQLGSFSGVWLGGYLYDTTGSYDVVWWSASIIALITAFIHILIDERPVARLRAIEA
- a CDS encoding DUF2309 domain-containing protein; the encoded protein is MTTKTLPTLSMQQKNLLLEATRTIAPHWPLDKLIAVNPLWSLVDKPFDEISDELSALAGIKTYMSNETYRAWFDEGKISRHCLTKAAAHYGLTEQNALLEPLSQANNLPDSWRNIADLADQQRPANKMSWHDEITHQVSQFCAAHYQQQSPTLRQQNIDNELDLYSHWLEVTNEDKGLSIVMGEAKLTDFFHNLPTDKDALFALVIEELALDDQALSFFAKALLLDINGWSSYLAYLNWSKGENNDNLAKDDHVESLLAIKMAWELVVWRYLKHTAPALLSAINTKWTAQKQAIPNLIQAHKDALITSKVWALALEYSEQKSLNQTLTTEQANNTTQTRPELQAIFCIDVRSEVFRRALEKQSTTIQTLGFAGFFGLPIEYKAKDSHYVRPQLPGLLQAGITVTESDSDKGHVHHQQKEARWYRWGHAAPAAFSMVESMGWWYAFKMFKQTLFSKRQEHPANRLAPNTHWQLTQQGVLLTDQDKAQLAKGILDTIKLSAYAPIVMLVGHGSHTSNNLHAAGLECGACGGQSGEVNVRVLASLLNDQKVRALLNDMGMEIPSDTQFVPALHNTTTDQLTCFDQTKDAKPIDRNIMDWFEKAQSLAQQERAAKLDTALLDASDKQRSKAFSKRANDWSQVNPEWGLANNNSFIIAPRQKTRHLDLKGRSFLHDYDPQNDPDFAILERILTAPMLVTHWINMQYNLSVTDNFKFGCGNKVLHNAVGGNIGVFEGNGGDLRIGLSLQSLNDGQKWMHTPVKLAVYVAAPKSAIEQIAAKHDIVKHLIDNGWLYLFQWEDDKIARFYQQAWQAEK